In Ovis aries strain OAR_USU_Benz2616 breed Rambouillet chromosome 13, ARS-UI_Ramb_v3.0, whole genome shotgun sequence, the following are encoded in one genomic region:
- the BIRC7 gene encoding baculoviral IAP repeat-containing protein 7, with translation MGLEDRTKCWCYGPEPSHWAAGSRPPRGQHGPHSLCNPRGQGTDSALSWGGQDHMDGQILGQLRPLAEEEEEDGAALAPRPAFPGMGSEELRLASFYDWPLSAVVPPELLAAAGFFHTGQQDKVRCFFCYGGLQSWERGDDPWTEHARWFPRCEFLLRTKGRDFVCRVQESCCCPPGSWDRSEEPEDVGPATPSDVGGGQGWPAWSQCPAVQAVLRMGFRPGQVQGLLQRKYHQMALTGMSTSQLVADLLQEEDGGRVVGARAPALPGPELLTPRIEAQVESALESGPPGGEPGGVQDAEEQLRRLREERTCRVCLDRTVGVVFVPCGHLACAECAPNLQQCPICRAPVRSCVRTFLS, from the exons ATGGGGCTTGAGGACAGGACCAAGTGCTGGTGCTATGGCCCAGAGCCAAGCCACTGGGCAGCTGGCAGCCGTCCCCCTCGGGGGCAACATGGACCCCACTCTCTCTGCAACCCCCGGGGCCAGGGCACTGACAGCGCCCTGTCCTGGGGAGGCCAGGACCACATGGATGGGCAGATCCTGGGCCAGCTGCGCCCcctggcagaggaggaggaggaagatggtgCTGCTCTGGCACCGAGGCCTGCCTTCCCCGGGATGGGCTCAGAGGAGCTGCGGCTGGCCTCCTTCTACGACTGGCCGCTGAGTGCCGTGGTACCGCCGGAGTTGCTGGCCGCTGCGGGCTTCTTCCACACTG GCCAGCAGGACAAGGTGAGGTGCTTCTTCTGCTACGGGGGTCTGCAGAGCTGGGAGCGAGGCGACGACCCCTGGACCGAGCATGCCAGATGGTTCCCCAG GTGTGAGTTCCTGCTCCGGACAAAAGGAAGGGACTTTGTCTGCAGGGTTCAGGAGTCCTGTTGCTGCCCACCGGGCTCCTGG GACCGGTCGGAGGAACCGGAAGATGTGGGTCCTGCCACCCCCTCAG ATGTGGGGGGCGGCCAGGGGTGGCCAGCATGGAGCCAGTGCCCAGCAGTCCAGGCCGTGCTTCGCATGGGCTTCAGGCCGGGCCAAGTGCAAGGGCTGCTGCAGCGCAAGTACCACCAGATGGCGCTGACCGGCATGTCCACGTCGCAACTGGTAGCCGACCTGCTCCAGGAAGAGGACGGGGGCCGGGTGGTGGGGGCCAGAG CTCCTGCCCTGCCAGGGCCTGAGCTGCTCACACCCAGAATAGAGGCTCAGGTGGAGAGTGCCCTGGAGTCAG GTCCCCCCGGCGGAGAACCGGGAGGCGTGCAGGATGCAGAGGAGCAGCTGCGGCGCCTGCGAGAGGAGCGGACATGCAGGGTGTGCCTGGACCGCACAGTGGGCGTCGTCTTCGTGCCCTGCGGCCACCTGGCCTGTGCCGAGTGCGCGCCCAACCTGCAGCAGTGCCCCATCTGCAGGGCCCCCGTCCGCAGCTGCGTGCGCACCTTCCTGTCCTAG
- the YTHDF1 gene encoding YTH domain-containing family protein 1 isoform X2, with protein sequence MKHVGHQRGPPVQNGSLHQKDTVHDNDFEPYLSGQSNQSNSYPSMADPYLSSYYPPSIGFPYSLNEAPWSTGGDPPIPYLTTYGQLSNGDHHFVHDAVFGQPGGLGSNIYQHRFNFFPENPAFSAWGTSGSQGQQAQSSAYGNSYTYPPSSLGGTIVDGQTGFHGDTLNKAPGMNSLEQGMVGLKIGDVTTSAVKTVGSVVSSVAMTGILSGNGGTNVPLPVSKPTSWAAIASKPAKPQPKMKAKSGPAIGGALPPPPIKHNMDIGTWDNKGPVPKAPAPQQVPASSAAPQPQPAMQPLPAQPPLPAPPQHTGPQQLPQTRWVAPRSRNAAFGQTGAPGSDSNSPGSAQPSTAPSTESHPILEKLKAAHSYNPKEFDWNLKSGRVFIIKSYSEDDVHRSIKYSLWCSTEHGNRRLDSAFRALGSKGPVYLLFSVNGSGHFCGVAEMKSPVDYGTSAGVWSQDKWKGKFDVKWIFVKDVPNSQLRHIRLENNDNKPVTNSRDTQEVPLEKARQVLRIIASYRHSTSIFDDFSHYERRQEEEEVVRKERQSRSKQ encoded by the exons ATGAAGCATGTCGGCCACCAGCGTGGACCCCCAG TACAAaatggttctttgcatcagaaggATACCGTTCATGACAATGACTTTGAGCCCTACCTTTCTGGACAGTCAAACCAG AGTAACAGTTACCCCTCCATGGCCGACCCCTACCTGTCCAGCTATTACCCGCCATCCATCGGATTCCCCTATTCCCTCAACGAGGCACCGTGGTCTACTGGAGGGGACCCTCCAATCCCCTACCTCACCACCTACGGACAGCTCAGTAACGGAGACCACCACTTCGTGCACGATGCCGTTTTCGGGCAGCCTGGGGGGTTGGGGAGCAACATCTACCAGCACAGGTTTAACTTCTTCCCTGAAAACCCTGCCTTCTCGGCCTGGGGGACGAGTGGGTCTCAGGGTCAGCAGGCTCAAAGTTCAGCCTACGGGAACAGCTACACCTACCCCCCAAGCTCCTTGGGTGGCACGATTGTGGACGGACAGACAGGCTTTCATGGTGATACCCTCAACAAGGCACCAGGAATGAAcagcctggagcagggcatggtgGGCCTGAAGATTGGGGACGTCACCACCTCTGCGGTCAAGACAGTAGGGTCGGTCGTCAGCAGTGTGGCCATGACGGGCATCCTTTCTGGCAACGGTGGGACGAATGTGCCCCTGCCAGTGTCAAAGccaacctcatgggctgccattGCCAGCAAACCTGCTAAACCACAGCCGAAAATGAAGGCCAAGAGCGGGCCTGCCATCGGGGGGGCGCTGCCCCCACCACCTATTAAACATAACATGGACATTGGTACTTGGGACAACAAGGGGCCTGTGCCCAAAGCCCCGGCCCCCCAGCAGGTGCCAGCCTCCTCGGcggccccccagccccagccggCCATGCAGCCTCTGCCCGCCCAACCTCCTCTTCCGGCCCCACCACAGCACACGGGCCCCCAGCAGCTGCCCCAGACCCGCTGGGTTGCCCCTCGCAGCAGAAATGCGGCGTTCGGGCAGACCGGGGCCCCCGGCAGCGACAGTAACTCCCCCGGGAGCGCCCAACCCAGCACAGCCCCGAGCACAGAGTCCCACCCCATCCTAGAAAAACTGAAAGCCGCCCACAGCTACAACCCCAAGGAGTTTGACTGGAACCTGAAGAGCGGGCGCGTGTTCATCATCAAGAGCTACTCGGAGGATGACGTGCACCGCTCTATCAAGTACTCGCTCTGGTGTAGCACAGAGCATGGCAACCGGCGCCTGGACAGTGCCTTCCGCGCCCTGGGCAGCAAGGGGCCTGTCTACCTGCTCTTCAGTGTCAATGGCAGTGGCCATTTTTGCGGGGTGGCCGAGATGAAGTCACCTGTGGACTATGGCACCAGCGCCGGGGTCTGGTCCCAGGACAAGTGGAAGGGCAAGTTTGACGTGAAGTGGATCTTTGTCAAGGATGTGCCCAACAGCCAGCTGCGGCACATCCGGCTGGAAAACAACGACAACAAGCCGGTCACCAACTCGCGTGACACCCaggaggttcccctggagaaggcacgGCAGGTGCTGCGGATCATCGCCTCCTACAGGCACAGCACCTCCATCTTCGATGACTTCTCACACTATGAGAGgcgccaggaggaggaggaggtggtgcgCAAG GAACGGCAGAGTCGAAGCAAGCAGTGA
- the YTHDF1 gene encoding YTH domain-containing family protein 1 isoform X1, whose product MSATSVDPQRTKGQDNKVQNGSLHQKDTVHDNDFEPYLSGQSNQSNSYPSMADPYLSSYYPPSIGFPYSLNEAPWSTGGDPPIPYLTTYGQLSNGDHHFVHDAVFGQPGGLGSNIYQHRFNFFPENPAFSAWGTSGSQGQQAQSSAYGNSYTYPPSSLGGTIVDGQTGFHGDTLNKAPGMNSLEQGMVGLKIGDVTTSAVKTVGSVVSSVAMTGILSGNGGTNVPLPVSKPTSWAAIASKPAKPQPKMKAKSGPAIGGALPPPPIKHNMDIGTWDNKGPVPKAPAPQQVPASSAAPQPQPAMQPLPAQPPLPAPPQHTGPQQLPQTRWVAPRSRNAAFGQTGAPGSDSNSPGSAQPSTAPSTESHPILEKLKAAHSYNPKEFDWNLKSGRVFIIKSYSEDDVHRSIKYSLWCSTEHGNRRLDSAFRALGSKGPVYLLFSVNGSGHFCGVAEMKSPVDYGTSAGVWSQDKWKGKFDVKWIFVKDVPNSQLRHIRLENNDNKPVTNSRDTQEVPLEKARQVLRIIASYRHSTSIFDDFSHYERRQEEEEVVRKERQSRSKQ is encoded by the exons ATGTCGGCCACCAGCGTGGACCCCCAG AGAACAAAAGGACAAGATAATAAAG TACAAaatggttctttgcatcagaaggATACCGTTCATGACAATGACTTTGAGCCCTACCTTTCTGGACAGTCAAACCAG AGTAACAGTTACCCCTCCATGGCCGACCCCTACCTGTCCAGCTATTACCCGCCATCCATCGGATTCCCCTATTCCCTCAACGAGGCACCGTGGTCTACTGGAGGGGACCCTCCAATCCCCTACCTCACCACCTACGGACAGCTCAGTAACGGAGACCACCACTTCGTGCACGATGCCGTTTTCGGGCAGCCTGGGGGGTTGGGGAGCAACATCTACCAGCACAGGTTTAACTTCTTCCCTGAAAACCCTGCCTTCTCGGCCTGGGGGACGAGTGGGTCTCAGGGTCAGCAGGCTCAAAGTTCAGCCTACGGGAACAGCTACACCTACCCCCCAAGCTCCTTGGGTGGCACGATTGTGGACGGACAGACAGGCTTTCATGGTGATACCCTCAACAAGGCACCAGGAATGAAcagcctggagcagggcatggtgGGCCTGAAGATTGGGGACGTCACCACCTCTGCGGTCAAGACAGTAGGGTCGGTCGTCAGCAGTGTGGCCATGACGGGCATCCTTTCTGGCAACGGTGGGACGAATGTGCCCCTGCCAGTGTCAAAGccaacctcatgggctgccattGCCAGCAAACCTGCTAAACCACAGCCGAAAATGAAGGCCAAGAGCGGGCCTGCCATCGGGGGGGCGCTGCCCCCACCACCTATTAAACATAACATGGACATTGGTACTTGGGACAACAAGGGGCCTGTGCCCAAAGCCCCGGCCCCCCAGCAGGTGCCAGCCTCCTCGGcggccccccagccccagccggCCATGCAGCCTCTGCCCGCCCAACCTCCTCTTCCGGCCCCACCACAGCACACGGGCCCCCAGCAGCTGCCCCAGACCCGCTGGGTTGCCCCTCGCAGCAGAAATGCGGCGTTCGGGCAGACCGGGGCCCCCGGCAGCGACAGTAACTCCCCCGGGAGCGCCCAACCCAGCACAGCCCCGAGCACAGAGTCCCACCCCATCCTAGAAAAACTGAAAGCCGCCCACAGCTACAACCCCAAGGAGTTTGACTGGAACCTGAAGAGCGGGCGCGTGTTCATCATCAAGAGCTACTCGGAGGATGACGTGCACCGCTCTATCAAGTACTCGCTCTGGTGTAGCACAGAGCATGGCAACCGGCGCCTGGACAGTGCCTTCCGCGCCCTGGGCAGCAAGGGGCCTGTCTACCTGCTCTTCAGTGTCAATGGCAGTGGCCATTTTTGCGGGGTGGCCGAGATGAAGTCACCTGTGGACTATGGCACCAGCGCCGGGGTCTGGTCCCAGGACAAGTGGAAGGGCAAGTTTGACGTGAAGTGGATCTTTGTCAAGGATGTGCCCAACAGCCAGCTGCGGCACATCCGGCTGGAAAACAACGACAACAAGCCGGTCACCAACTCGCGTGACACCCaggaggttcccctggagaaggcacgGCAGGTGCTGCGGATCATCGCCTCCTACAGGCACAGCACCTCCATCTTCGATGACTTCTCACACTATGAGAGgcgccaggaggaggaggaggtggtgcgCAAG GAACGGCAGAGTCGAAGCAAGCAGTGA
- the YTHDF1 gene encoding YTH domain-containing family protein 1 isoform X3, with protein MADPYLSSYYPPSIGFPYSLNEAPWSTGGDPPIPYLTTYGQLSNGDHHFVHDAVFGQPGGLGSNIYQHRFNFFPENPAFSAWGTSGSQGQQAQSSAYGNSYTYPPSSLGGTIVDGQTGFHGDTLNKAPGMNSLEQGMVGLKIGDVTTSAVKTVGSVVSSVAMTGILSGNGGTNVPLPVSKPTSWAAIASKPAKPQPKMKAKSGPAIGGALPPPPIKHNMDIGTWDNKGPVPKAPAPQQVPASSAAPQPQPAMQPLPAQPPLPAPPQHTGPQQLPQTRWVAPRSRNAAFGQTGAPGSDSNSPGSAQPSTAPSTESHPILEKLKAAHSYNPKEFDWNLKSGRVFIIKSYSEDDVHRSIKYSLWCSTEHGNRRLDSAFRALGSKGPVYLLFSVNGSGHFCGVAEMKSPVDYGTSAGVWSQDKWKGKFDVKWIFVKDVPNSQLRHIRLENNDNKPVTNSRDTQEVPLEKARQVLRIIASYRHSTSIFDDFSHYERRQEEEEVVRKERQSRSKQ; from the exons ATGGCCGACCCCTACCTGTCCAGCTATTACCCGCCATCCATCGGATTCCCCTATTCCCTCAACGAGGCACCGTGGTCTACTGGAGGGGACCCTCCAATCCCCTACCTCACCACCTACGGACAGCTCAGTAACGGAGACCACCACTTCGTGCACGATGCCGTTTTCGGGCAGCCTGGGGGGTTGGGGAGCAACATCTACCAGCACAGGTTTAACTTCTTCCCTGAAAACCCTGCCTTCTCGGCCTGGGGGACGAGTGGGTCTCAGGGTCAGCAGGCTCAAAGTTCAGCCTACGGGAACAGCTACACCTACCCCCCAAGCTCCTTGGGTGGCACGATTGTGGACGGACAGACAGGCTTTCATGGTGATACCCTCAACAAGGCACCAGGAATGAAcagcctggagcagggcatggtgGGCCTGAAGATTGGGGACGTCACCACCTCTGCGGTCAAGACAGTAGGGTCGGTCGTCAGCAGTGTGGCCATGACGGGCATCCTTTCTGGCAACGGTGGGACGAATGTGCCCCTGCCAGTGTCAAAGccaacctcatgggctgccattGCCAGCAAACCTGCTAAACCACAGCCGAAAATGAAGGCCAAGAGCGGGCCTGCCATCGGGGGGGCGCTGCCCCCACCACCTATTAAACATAACATGGACATTGGTACTTGGGACAACAAGGGGCCTGTGCCCAAAGCCCCGGCCCCCCAGCAGGTGCCAGCCTCCTCGGcggccccccagccccagccggCCATGCAGCCTCTGCCCGCCCAACCTCCTCTTCCGGCCCCACCACAGCACACGGGCCCCCAGCAGCTGCCCCAGACCCGCTGGGTTGCCCCTCGCAGCAGAAATGCGGCGTTCGGGCAGACCGGGGCCCCCGGCAGCGACAGTAACTCCCCCGGGAGCGCCCAACCCAGCACAGCCCCGAGCACAGAGTCCCACCCCATCCTAGAAAAACTGAAAGCCGCCCACAGCTACAACCCCAAGGAGTTTGACTGGAACCTGAAGAGCGGGCGCGTGTTCATCATCAAGAGCTACTCGGAGGATGACGTGCACCGCTCTATCAAGTACTCGCTCTGGTGTAGCACAGAGCATGGCAACCGGCGCCTGGACAGTGCCTTCCGCGCCCTGGGCAGCAAGGGGCCTGTCTACCTGCTCTTCAGTGTCAATGGCAGTGGCCATTTTTGCGGGGTGGCCGAGATGAAGTCACCTGTGGACTATGGCACCAGCGCCGGGGTCTGGTCCCAGGACAAGTGGAAGGGCAAGTTTGACGTGAAGTGGATCTTTGTCAAGGATGTGCCCAACAGCCAGCTGCGGCACATCCGGCTGGAAAACAACGACAACAAGCCGGTCACCAACTCGCGTGACACCCaggaggttcccctggagaaggcacgGCAGGTGCTGCGGATCATCGCCTCCTACAGGCACAGCACCTCCATCTTCGATGACTTCTCACACTATGAGAGgcgccaggaggaggaggaggtggtgcgCAAG GAACGGCAGAGTCGAAGCAAGCAGTGA